The following are encoded in a window of Thermoanaerobacter ethanolicus JW 200 genomic DNA:
- a CDS encoding tRNA (adenine-N1)-methyltransferase — translation MDSKITTKRVIIGPDNFKKVVDLSSTSKIGLPKGQIDTDFLSQIKPGNSFEVHGVKYYVLNCDTFDYIMHSLKRQTQIVYPKEGAYIAMRLDIFPGKRVGEAGTGSGAFTVYLSRAVGPYGRVYTYEQREEFYKLAQKNLSEFLEFDNVIMYNKSINDGIKERDLDAFFLDVRKPWEVLEEVKKALKPAGHLGILVPTTNQVSESLAALEKNGFYISEVSEIMLRKYKLIPQRLRPEDLMVGHTGYLIFARKLE, via the coding sequence GTGGATTCAAAAATCACTACAAAACGAGTAATAATAGGGCCAGATAATTTTAAAAAAGTAGTTGATCTATCCTCTACCTCTAAAATAGGACTGCCAAAAGGTCAAATTGATACAGATTTTTTGTCCCAAATAAAACCCGGCAATAGTTTTGAAGTACACGGAGTAAAATATTACGTACTTAATTGTGATACTTTTGACTACATAATGCACTCCTTAAAGCGCCAAACACAAATTGTCTATCCAAAAGAGGGAGCTTACATAGCAATGCGCCTTGACATTTTTCCAGGCAAAAGAGTAGGTGAAGCAGGAACAGGTTCTGGAGCTTTCACTGTATACCTCTCTCGCGCTGTGGGACCTTATGGAAGAGTATATACATATGAACAAAGAGAGGAATTTTATAAGCTTGCACAAAAAAATCTCAGCGAATTTTTGGAATTTGACAATGTCATAATGTACAATAAATCTATAAATGATGGAATCAAAGAAAGAGATTTGGACGCATTTTTCTTAGATGTTAGAAAACCATGGGAAGTTTTAGAAGAAGTAAAAAAAGCACTAAAACCTGCAGGGCACTTAGGAATATTAGTTCCCACTACAAATCAAGTATCTGAAAGTTTAGCTGCACTTGAAAAAAATGGGTTTTATATTTCAGAAGTCAGTGAAATTATGCTTAGAAAATATAAATTAATCCCTCAGAGGTTAAGGCCAGAAGACCTGATGGTAGGTCACACAGGTTATCTCATTTTTGCAAGAAAGCTAGAATAG
- a CDS encoding Cof-type HAD-IIB family hydrolase, which translates to MYRLFVTDADGSLLNSNSEISDKNKEAIKEVISRGVIFTIATGRMFSSILPYAFELNVNAPVISYNGALIKDIYTKKVYYYNPIQTEDAIFAIRLLKESGYHINLYIDDELYVEEITDRVEWYLSFNNVTVNAVGNLEEFLKRTGSVTAKIYALNDMKNPISIDAEIYDEISKRLTISTSGGGHLEINAKGVSKGNALKTLANMYSIKREQVVAIGDNLNDLSMIEYAGLGVAMGNAPDIVKIKADYTTLSNDEDGVAHVIDKFFLNKKTVAV; encoded by the coding sequence ATGTATAGACTTTTTGTCACAGATGCTGATGGGAGCTTATTAAATAGTAATTCTGAAATCTCTGATAAAAATAAAGAAGCAATAAAAGAGGTGATTTCAAGGGGAGTCATTTTTACTATTGCTACTGGACGTATGTTTTCTTCTATTTTGCCTTATGCCTTTGAACTTAATGTTAATGCTCCGGTGATTTCTTATAACGGTGCTTTAATAAAAGATATTTACACTAAAAAGGTGTATTATTACAATCCTATACAGACAGAAGATGCAATATTTGCAATAAGATTGCTAAAAGAAAGTGGATACCATATTAACCTCTATATTGATGATGAGTTATACGTGGAAGAAATAACTGATAGAGTAGAGTGGTACCTTTCTTTTAACAATGTTACTGTAAATGCGGTGGGGAATTTGGAGGAATTTCTTAAAAGAACGGGAAGCGTAACGGCTAAAATCTATGCGTTGAATGATATGAAAAATCCTATTTCTATTGATGCAGAAATTTACGACGAAATTTCAAAAAGATTGACCATTTCTACTTCTGGAGGAGGACATTTAGAGATTAATGCAAAAGGAGTAAGCAAGGGAAATGCTTTAAAAACTCTTGCCAATATGTACAGTATAAAAAGAGAGCAGGTAGTGGCGATTGGAGACAATCTAAATGACCTGTCAATGATAGAATATGCAGGATTGGGAGTAGCTATGGGGAACGCTCCTGACATTGTAAAAATAAAAGCGGATTATACAACTTTATCAAATGATGAAGATGGAGTTGCTCATGTAATAGATAAATTTTTCTTAAATAAAAAGACAGTAGCTGTATAG
- a CDS encoding YetF domain-containing protein: protein MLILFFRTIILYVLVVIFMRISGKQQIGQLQPYELVVAIMIADLVAIPMQNKGIPLVSGIIPILTLLVSQLFLSYLSIKSLRARAIICGTPTILVENGKILTSQLQKERYNINDLLEELRVKGYPNIADVEYAILETNGSLSVIPKSNKRPVTPQDLNLTPQYEGLPLPIIIDGRIMHQNMQKAGIDMEWLNAQLKMWKIQNVKEVLFASLDTNKVLTVYRKEG, encoded by the coding sequence ATGCTGATACTGTTTTTTCGCACAATAATTTTATATGTTCTCGTCGTAATATTCATGCGAATCTCAGGAAAGCAGCAAATAGGTCAGCTTCAACCCTACGAGTTAGTTGTAGCAATCATGATAGCAGACTTAGTGGCAATTCCTATGCAAAACAAAGGGATACCTCTTGTATCAGGTATTATACCTATTTTAACCTTATTAGTCTCTCAGCTTTTTTTATCTTATTTGTCAATAAAAAGTTTGCGAGCCAGGGCTATAATCTGTGGTACTCCTACAATTTTAGTTGAAAATGGAAAAATCCTTACATCTCAGCTCCAAAAAGAAAGGTACAACATAAATGACCTTTTGGAAGAGTTAAGAGTCAAGGGATATCCTAACATAGCTGATGTAGAATACGCAATACTCGAAACAAATGGCAGTTTAAGCGTAATACCAAAATCCAATAAAAGACCAGTTACACCACAAGATTTAAATTTGACACCTCAATACGAAGGCTTGCCTCTTCCAATAATAATTGATGGAAGAATTATGCACCAAAATATGCAAAAAGCGGGTATTGACATGGAATGGCTAAACGCACAACTTAAAATGTGGAAAATACAAAATGTCAAAGAAGTGCTTTTTGCCTCTTTAGATACCAATAAAGTTTTGACTGTTTACAGAAAGGAAGGTTAA
- a CDS encoding LacI family DNA-binding transcriptional regulator: MSATIKDVAREAKVSIATVSRVLNNSAVVTDETRQRVLEAIKKTGYKPNALARSLKIQKTHTIGLIVPDISSTFYPEVVRGIEDIAAMYNYNIFLCNTDQKEEKEVKYIEILGEKQVDGIIFMGDIVRDSVIQTFNEFGVPVVLAGTQDKDKRFPSVMIDNEKAAYDAVKYLISLGHKKIGMISGPMHDPIGGLQRIEGYKKALEEHGIKYDPELVVEGEFKTRKAYLAMLKLLEYKVDAVFAASDDMAAAAINAIFDSNLKVPEDIHVVGFDNTYISTIFRPTITTIQQPAYDIGAVSMRLLTKLLAKEPIEEMHVILPHQLIVRESTGFGEEKNSR, encoded by the coding sequence ATGAGTGCAACGATAAAAGATGTGGCGAGAGAAGCAAAGGTTTCAATTGCTACGGTTTCTAGAGTGTTAAATAACAGTGCTGTTGTTACAGACGAGACGAGACAGAGAGTATTAGAGGCTATAAAAAAGACGGGATATAAGCCTAATGCGTTAGCTCGTAGTTTAAAGATCCAAAAGACTCATACTATAGGGCTTATAGTTCCTGATATTTCTAGTACTTTCTATCCTGAGGTAGTTAGAGGGATAGAGGATATTGCGGCGATGTATAATTATAACATATTTTTGTGTAATACTGACCAAAAAGAGGAAAAGGAAGTCAAATATATAGAAATATTAGGAGAAAAGCAAGTAGACGGGATTATCTTTATGGGGGATATTGTAAGGGATAGTGTTATACAAACGTTTAACGAATTTGGTGTACCGGTGGTGCTGGCAGGTACTCAGGACAAAGATAAGAGATTTCCTAGTGTTATGATTGACAATGAAAAAGCCGCATACGACGCAGTAAAATATTTGATTTCTTTAGGGCATAAGAAAATAGGTATGATTTCAGGGCCTATGCATGACCCTATAGGAGGGCTTCAAAGAATTGAAGGTTACAAAAAAGCTCTCGAAGAACACGGCATAAAATATGACCCTGAATTAGTAGTAGAAGGAGAGTTTAAAACTCGCAAAGCGTATTTAGCTATGCTAAAGCTTTTGGAATACAAGGTAGATGCAGTGTTTGCAGCATCAGATGATATGGCTGCTGCTGCCATAAACGCCATATTTGACTCAAACCTTAAAGTGCCCGAGGATATCCATGTAGTGGGTTTTGACAATACTTACATTTCTACTATTTTTAGACCGACAATTACTACAATACAACAGCCTGCTTATGATATAGGGGCTGTGAGCATGAGGCTTTTAACTAAGCTTTTAGCAAAAGAACCTATTGAAGAAATGCATGTTATTTTGCCTCATCAGTTGATTGTAAGAGAATCTACTGGCTTTGGAGAAGAAAAAAATAGCCGTTAA
- a CDS encoding DUF4363 family protein, translating to MRYVVPLMISIVAFVLLLDIVSFNYLDKTSENLDKMLTIVQQNIEKENWTEAKKNIDKAEKEWKNIDKKWAILIEHREIDEIEINMEKLKSYVETKNKDLSMAQLKAIKMLIRHIPQNEKPTLENIL from the coding sequence GTGCGATATGTAGTTCCTTTGATGATATCCATTGTCGCTTTCGTCCTGCTTTTAGATATTGTATCTTTTAACTACCTTGATAAAACCTCTGAAAATTTAGATAAAATGCTGACAATAGTTCAACAAAATATAGAAAAGGAAAACTGGACTGAAGCAAAGAAAAACATAGATAAAGCAGAAAAAGAATGGAAAAATATAGACAAGAAATGGGCAATACTGATAGAACATAGAGAAATTGACGAAATAGAAATAAACATGGAAAAATTAAAAAGCTATGTAGAAACAAAAAACAAAGATTTAAGCATGGCACAGCTTAAAGCTATTAAAATGTTAATAAGACATATACCCCAAAATGAAAAACCAACTCTTGAAAATATCCTTTAA
- a CDS encoding response regulator transcription factor has protein sequence MEKLLIIDDEEMFVKGLKLSLEEEGFEVDTAYDGEKGLDKVRLGNYDLVILDIMLPKLDGFSVCREIRTFSNIPIIMLTARGDDIDKIVGIEIGADDYLAKPFNTRELIARIRALLRRATNPYIKRKDEIRRGELYINIPERAVYKRGKRIELTNKEFEILVLLASNPGKVYTKDKLLDLIWGFDFYGDTNTVTVHVRKLREKIEDDPANPQYIFTKWGAGYYMK, from the coding sequence ATGGAAAAATTGTTGATTATAGACGATGAAGAGATGTTTGTAAAAGGTTTAAAACTTTCTTTAGAAGAAGAAGGGTTTGAAGTTGATACTGCCTACGATGGAGAAAAAGGGCTTGATAAGGTTCGTTTAGGGAATTATGACCTTGTAATTTTAGATATTATGCTTCCTAAGTTAGACGGTTTTTCAGTGTGTAGAGAGATAAGGACTTTTTCAAATATTCCCATAATTATGCTTACTGCAAGAGGAGATGATATTGACAAGATTGTAGGGATAGAAATAGGAGCTGATGATTATTTAGCGAAGCCCTTTAATACTAGAGAGCTTATTGCGCGAATAAGAGCACTTTTAAGAAGAGCTACAAATCCTTATATTAAGAGGAAAGACGAAATAAGAAGGGGAGAACTTTATATAAATATTCCAGAAAGAGCAGTTTACAAGAGAGGCAAGAGAATTGAGCTTACAAATAAAGAATTTGAAATTTTAGTGTTGTTAGCTTCTAATCCAGGAAAAGTCTATACGAAAGATAAATTGTTAGACTTGATATGGGGATTTGATTTTTACGGTGATACTAATACTGTTACAGTGCATGTGAGAAAACTTAGAGAGAAAATTGAAGATGACCCTGCAAATCCTCAATATATTTTCACCAAATGGGGTGCAGGATACTATATGAAGTAA
- a CDS encoding sensor histidine kinase has translation MSLRWKIFSLYLIILIISLALTGFYLYRYIEKSYLDNVRVNNLMQANMVSNFVSRFVGTSSSYLIEPTIMEYAKQINSRILFTNINGKVLVDSASSKEFEGKVIKDYSDINEALNGKGSTSIHDINGVGWAMYTAVPVIAKNNVVGAILISSSIDNIIDLLNSIKYRMIYTFTGIGFLVSLLSLLVASYITNPLKRLTEAANILSQGKLDYKVDVKSNDEIGKLARAFNKMSLSLMQIDEERKRFVSDASHELKTPLASVKALVESLIDSRNEDVHFYKEILRDVDSEIDRMTRLVNDLLELARMDKIKSVRVKKCEISEIILDVIESLAPLAKAKEINLAFQGKSNVFAEVDADRFYRMVYNIVENGIKYTYNGGNVIVGLEEDENNIYLTIADNGIGISEETLPKIFDRFTRGDTARSKKSGGFGLGLAIAKEIIDIHEGKVTVESKVGEGTVFKISLPKKKKD, from the coding sequence ATGAGTTTAAGGTGGAAAATCTTTTCTTTATATTTGATAATTTTAATAATTTCATTGGCATTAACTGGGTTTTATCTTTACCGTTATATTGAAAAAAGCTATTTAGACAATGTCAGAGTCAATAATTTAATGCAAGCCAATATGGTATCTAATTTTGTATCAAGATTTGTAGGAACCTCTTCTTCTTATCTGATTGAGCCCACTATAATGGAGTATGCAAAACAAATAAATTCAAGGATACTTTTTACTAATATAAATGGAAAAGTATTGGTAGATTCTGCTTCCTCAAAGGAATTTGAAGGAAAAGTAATAAAGGATTACAGCGATATAAACGAGGCTTTAAATGGCAAGGGTTCTACAAGTATTCATGATATAAATGGTGTAGGTTGGGCGATGTATACTGCAGTCCCCGTTATAGCAAAAAACAATGTAGTAGGGGCAATACTTATATCTTCTTCTATAGATAACATAATAGACCTTTTAAACTCTATAAAGTATCGCATGATATATACTTTTACAGGTATTGGATTTTTGGTAAGCCTTTTAAGCCTTTTAGTGGCTTCTTACATTACTAATCCTTTAAAACGATTAACAGAAGCAGCAAATATTTTATCTCAAGGGAAATTGGATTATAAGGTGGACGTAAAAAGTAATGATGAAATAGGAAAATTGGCGAGAGCTTTTAATAAAATGAGTTTAAGCCTTATGCAGATTGATGAAGAGCGCAAAAGATTTGTTTCAGATGCATCTCATGAACTTAAAACTCCTCTTGCGTCAGTAAAGGCTTTGGTTGAATCATTAATAGATAGCAGAAATGAGGATGTACATTTTTATAAAGAAATATTGAGGGATGTGGACAGTGAAATTGATAGGATGACAAGACTAGTTAACGACCTATTAGAGTTGGCAAGAATGGACAAAATTAAATCAGTGAGAGTGAAGAAATGCGAAATTAGTGAAATCATATTGGACGTCATAGAAAGTCTCGCTCCGCTTGCAAAGGCAAAAGAAATAAACCTTGCTTTTCAAGGCAAAAGTAATGTCTTCGCAGAAGTGGATGCGGATAGATTTTACAGAATGGTGTATAATATAGTAGAAAATGGAATAAAATACACCTATAATGGTGGCAATGTCATAGTGGGTTTGGAGGAAGATGAAAATAATATTTATTTAACAATTGCTGACAACGGAATAGGTATAAGTGAAGAAACTCTTCCCAAAATATTTGACAGGTTTACAAGAGGAGATACCGCAAGGTCTAAGAAGAGCGGTGGTTTTGGCTTAGGACTCGCTATTGCTAAAGAGATAATAGACATTCATGAAGGCAAAGTCACAGTGGAAAGTAAAGTGGGAGAAGGAACTGTATTTAAAATTTCCCTGCCCAAAAAGAAAAAGGATTAA